One segment of Solanum lycopersicum chromosome 1, SLM_r2.1 DNA contains the following:
- the LOC100147720 gene encoding uncharacterized protein LOC100147720: protein MEKVNFLKNGVLRLPPGFRFRPTDEELVVQYLKRKVFSFPLPASIIPEVEVYKSDPWDLPGDMEQEKYFFSTKEVKYPNGNRSNRATNSGYWKATGIDKQIILRGRQQQQQLIGLKKTLVFYRGKSPHGCRTNWIMHEYRLANLESNYHPIQGNWVICRIFLKKRGNTKNKEENMTTHDEVRNREIDKNSPVVSVKMSSRDSEALASANSELKKKASIIFYDFMGRNNSNGVAASTSSSGITDLTTTNEESDDHEESTSSFNNFTTFKRKIN, encoded by the exons atggagaaggttaattttttgaaaaatggtGTATTAAGATTACCCCCAGGTTTTCGATTTCGTCCCACCGATGAAGAACTTGTGGTACAATACTTGAAGCGTAAAGTCTTCTCTTTTCCTTTGCCAGCTTCTATTATCCCTGAAGTTGAAGTTTACAAATCTGATCCTTGGGATTTGCCAG gTGATATGGAGCaagaaaagtatttttttagcACTAAGGAAGTGAAGTATCCAAATGGGAATAGGTCAAATAGAGCAACAAATTCAGGATATTGGAAGGCTACTGGAATTGACAAGCAAATCATATTAAG GggacgacaacaacaacaacaattgaTAGGATTGAAGAAAACACTTGTCTTCTATAGAGGAAAATCTCCACATGGCTGTAGGACCAATTGGATTATGCACGAATATCGTCTTGCCAATCTCGAATCTAACTATCATCCAATTCAG GGAAATTGGGTTATCTGTcgaattttcttgaaaaaaagagGCAATACTAAAAATAAGGAGGAAAACATGACAACACATGATGAGGTTAGAAACAGAGAAATTGATAAAAACTCGCCCGTTGTTTCAGTCAAAATGAGTTCTCGAGATTCTGAGGCATTGGCTTCCGCGAATAGTGAACTGAAGAAGAAGGCATCCATAATATTTTACGATTTTATGGGGAGGAATAATTCGAATGGAGTTGCAGCTTCAACGTCAAGTAGTGGAATCACTGATTTGACTACTACTAATGAAGAATCTGATGATCATGAAGAAAGTACtagtagttttaataattttactacttttaaaagaaaaattaattaa